Proteins encoded by one window of Candidatus Eisenbacteria bacterium:
- the lepA gene encoding translation elongation factor 4, which translates to MDTAHIRNFSIIAHIDHGKSTLADRLLETTGTVSKREMSSQFLDDMDLERERGITIKARSVRLGYRARDGQDYVLNLIDTPGHVDFTYEVSRSLAACEGAILVVDATQGVQAQTLANVYLALDHDHVIVPVLNKIDLPSAEPDRVRQEIEDTIGLDASGAILASAKEGIGTEDILEAIVREIPAPKGDPDAPLRALIFDSWFDPYHGAVSLVRVVDGVLAKGEHIRLMAVGKEFLVTRLCVLAPRAVEVDQLGPGEVGILSAAIKEVADTKIGDTVTDAERPAAAPLPGFKPVKPMVFAGLYPAESADYENLRDAVEKLRLNDSSFTYEPETSLALGFGFRCGFLGLLHMEIIQERLEREFELTLITTAPTVAYRVVKTNGDAIIIDSPAKLPSPMEIDRIEEPYIRATIHLPTEFLGNVLQLCQDRRGEQKEMKYHGQTRVMVTYELPLSEIVMDFYDKLKSMTKGYASMDYEYLDFRPSNLVKLELLINGDPVDALSVIVHRDNAYVRGRDLCSRLRGLIPRQMFEIAIQAAIGAKVIARETVKAMRKNVTAKCYGGDITRKRKLLEKQKEGKKRMKQVGRVEIPQEAFLAVLKGGE; encoded by the coding sequence TTGGACACCGCCCACATCCGCAATTTCTCCATCATCGCCCACATCGACCACGGGAAGTCGACGCTGGCCGATCGGCTCCTCGAGACGACGGGCACGGTGTCCAAGCGGGAGATGTCGTCGCAGTTCCTGGACGACATGGACCTCGAGCGCGAGCGCGGGATCACGATCAAGGCGCGCTCGGTCCGCCTCGGCTATCGGGCGCGCGACGGCCAGGACTACGTGCTGAATCTCATCGACACGCCCGGCCACGTCGACTTCACCTACGAGGTGTCGCGCAGCCTCGCGGCCTGCGAGGGGGCGATCCTGGTCGTCGACGCCACGCAGGGCGTCCAGGCCCAGACCCTCGCCAACGTGTACCTCGCGCTCGATCACGACCACGTGATCGTCCCGGTCCTGAACAAGATCGACCTCCCGAGCGCCGAGCCGGATCGGGTCCGGCAGGAGATCGAGGACACGATCGGCCTCGACGCTTCGGGCGCCATCCTCGCCTCGGCCAAGGAGGGCATCGGCACCGAGGACATCCTCGAGGCGATCGTCCGGGAGATCCCGGCGCCCAAGGGCGACCCGGACGCGCCCCTCCGGGCGCTCATCTTCGACTCCTGGTTCGACCCGTACCACGGCGCCGTCAGCCTCGTGCGCGTCGTCGACGGCGTGCTCGCCAAGGGCGAGCACATCCGCCTCATGGCCGTGGGCAAGGAGTTCCTGGTGACGCGCCTGTGCGTGCTCGCGCCGCGCGCGGTCGAGGTCGACCAGCTCGGGCCGGGCGAGGTCGGCATCCTCTCGGCGGCGATCAAGGAGGTCGCGGACACGAAGATCGGCGACACCGTGACCGACGCGGAGCGGCCGGCGGCCGCGCCGCTGCCGGGCTTCAAGCCCGTGAAGCCGATGGTGTTCGCGGGGCTCTATCCGGCCGAGTCGGCGGACTACGAGAACCTGCGCGACGCGGTCGAGAAGCTGCGCCTGAACGACTCCTCGTTCACGTACGAGCCGGAGACGTCGCTCGCGCTCGGCTTCGGATTCCGGTGCGGGTTCCTCGGGCTCCTCCACATGGAGATCATCCAGGAGCGCCTCGAGCGCGAGTTCGAGCTGACGCTCATCACGACGGCACCGACGGTCGCGTACCGCGTCGTCAAGACGAACGGCGACGCGATCATCATCGACAGCCCGGCCAAGCTGCCGTCGCCGATGGAGATCGATCGGATCGAGGAGCCGTACATCCGCGCCACCATTCACCTGCCGACGGAGTTCCTCGGCAACGTCCTCCAGCTCTGCCAGGACCGCCGCGGCGAGCAGAAGGAGATGAAGTACCACGGCCAGACGCGCGTCATGGTAACGTACGAGCTGCCGCTCTCCGAGATCGTCATGGACTTCTACGACAAGCTGAAGTCCATGACGAAGGGCTACGCGTCGATGGACTACGAGTACCTGGATTTCCGCCCATCGAACCTCGTGAAGCTGGAGCTCCTCATCAACGGCGATCCGGTCGACGCGCTCTCCGTCATCGTCCACCGCGACAACGCCTACGTGCGCGGCCGCGACCTCTGCTCGCGCCTGCGCGGGCTCATCCCCCGGCAGATGTTCGAGATCGCCATCCAGGCCGCCATCGGCGCCAAGGTGATCGCCCGCGAGACCGTCAAGGCGATGCGCAAGAACGTGACCGCCAAGTGCTACGGCGGCGACATCACCCGCAAGCGCAAGCTCCTCGAGAAGCAGAAGGAGGGGAAGAAGCGCATGAAGCAGGTGGGCCGGGTGGAGATTCCGCAGGAGGCGTTTCTCGCCGTGCTGAAGGGTGGCGAGTGA
- the lepB gene encoding signal peptidase I: protein MPVRDGRATEVAAVAPPVIRSKSTVRELAEALAVALLLAMVIRTFIVQAFKIPSGSMLPTLEIGDHILVNKFIFGPRFEIPLTQISLGQLPGLREPRVGDVVVFIWPKDRSKDFIKRVVAVAGQTIQVDGEKLIVDGKVQPDPHAHFSAHHTDFGPFTVPAGHVFVMGDNRDQSYDSRFWGPVPIEDIKGLALVIYWSWGGDSWVRWDRLGRLVN, encoded by the coding sequence ATGCCCGTGCGTGATGGTCGAGCCACCGAGGTGGCCGCGGTGGCGCCGCCCGTCATCCGCTCGAAGTCGACGGTCCGCGAGCTGGCTGAAGCCCTCGCCGTCGCCCTGCTGCTGGCGATGGTCATCCGGACGTTCATCGTCCAGGCCTTCAAGATTCCGTCCGGCTCGATGCTGCCGACCCTCGAGATCGGCGACCACATCCTCGTCAACAAGTTCATCTTCGGGCCGCGCTTCGAGATCCCGCTGACGCAGATCTCGCTCGGCCAGCTCCCGGGCCTGCGCGAGCCGCGCGTCGGCGACGTGGTCGTGTTCATCTGGCCGAAGGACCGCTCGAAGGACTTCATCAAGCGGGTGGTCGCGGTGGCCGGACAGACGATCCAGGTGGATGGCGAGAAGCTGATCGTCGACGGCAAGGTCCAGCCGGACCCGCACGCACACTTCAGCGCGCACCACACCGACTTCGGCCCCTTCACGGTGCCGGCCGGGCACGTGTTCGTCATGGGCGACAATCGCGACCAGAGCTACGACTCGCGCTTCTGGGGCCCGGTCCCGATCGAGGACATCAAGGGCCTGGCGCTCGTCATCTACTGGTCGTGGGGCGGCGACAGCTGGGTGCGCTGGGATCGCCTCGGCCGCCTCGTCAACTAG
- a CDS encoding acetyl-CoA acetyltransferase, which yields MTAPQPVLVGAGEVVDKPEDPMLGLEPLALMETAARRACDDAGGGAALLAHVDTVAVVTNVFHDYGDTATLLAARLGCGPGRRLVTTWGGNTPQSLTSFLCDEVAAGRCELALVAGAEAVGTLRALGKRGIEPAWTPHRATDVPRWGDMRSGTSDLESRHGMREAYVTFALVENAFRASRGLSLDDARREIGAFAERCTRVAADNPYAWFPEAKDAATLTTATPSNRMVAFPYPKYLNAIMEVNQGAALLVASDAAARRLGITPDRWVHPWAAADVTEQWYLSERTTLHALAGTQRAAAALFETIGRHAGDVTHLDLYSCFPIAPRLSAATIGLDPGTTRPLTVTGGLPWFGGPGNNYGTHALAAMMRLLRRDRGATGFLHGLGWSCTKHALAVLGGSPSPQGWRRVDTGAIQAWVDAQPSPEVVAEADGPGTIETYTVVHGRDGAPERGAIIGRLPDAKRFLATLAPDRDAFAALEASEGVGRRGTVRVEGGRNVFHLA from the coding sequence ATGACGGCGCCGCAGCCCGTGCTGGTCGGCGCGGGCGAAGTCGTGGACAAGCCCGAGGACCCGATGCTCGGCCTGGAGCCGCTGGCGCTGATGGAGACCGCTGCGCGCCGCGCCTGCGACGACGCCGGTGGCGGAGCCGCCCTCCTCGCCCACGTCGACACCGTCGCCGTCGTCACCAACGTCTTCCACGACTACGGCGACACCGCGACGCTCCTGGCCGCTCGCCTGGGCTGCGGGCCGGGCCGCCGATTGGTCACGACCTGGGGCGGGAACACCCCGCAGTCGCTGACGAGCTTTCTGTGCGACGAGGTCGCGGCGGGACGCTGCGAGCTGGCCCTGGTCGCGGGCGCCGAAGCCGTCGGGACCCTGCGCGCGCTCGGCAAGCGCGGCATCGAGCCGGCATGGACGCCGCACCGCGCGACCGACGTCCCACGCTGGGGCGACATGCGCTCGGGCACGAGCGATCTCGAGTCGCGTCACGGCATGCGCGAGGCGTACGTCACCTTCGCGCTGGTGGAGAACGCATTCCGCGCCTCGCGCGGCCTCTCGCTCGACGACGCGCGGCGCGAGATCGGCGCCTTCGCGGAGCGCTGCACGCGCGTCGCCGCCGACAACCCGTACGCGTGGTTTCCGGAGGCGAAGGACGCGGCCACCCTCACGACGGCCACGCCGTCCAACCGGATGGTGGCGTTCCCGTATCCGAAGTACCTGAACGCGATCATGGAGGTGAATCAGGGCGCGGCCCTGCTGGTCGCGAGCGACGCCGCCGCGCGGCGGCTCGGGATCACGCCCGACCGCTGGGTCCATCCGTGGGCCGCCGCCGACGTGACCGAGCAGTGGTACCTGTCCGAGCGCACGACGCTTCACGCGCTCGCCGGTACGCAGCGTGCGGCGGCCGCGCTCTTCGAGACGATCGGGCGCCACGCCGGCGACGTCACGCACCTGGACCTCTATAGCTGCTTCCCGATCGCCCCGCGGCTGTCCGCGGCGACGATCGGCCTCGATCCCGGCACGACGCGCCCGCTCACCGTCACGGGCGGCCTGCCCTGGTTCGGCGGCCCGGGCAACAACTACGGCACCCATGCGCTCGCGGCCATGATGCGCCTCCTGCGGCGCGACCGCGGCGCGACCGGCTTCCTGCACGGCCTCGGCTGGAGCTGCACCAAGCACGCGCTCGCCGTCCTCGGCGGATCGCCGTCGCCGCAGGGCTGGAGGCGAGTCGACACCGGCGCGATCCAGGCCTGGGTCGACGCCCAACCCTCGCCCGAGGTCGTCGCGGAAGCCGACGGGCCCGGCACGATCGAGACGTACACCGTGGTTCACGGTCGCGACGGCGCACCCGAGCGCGGCGCGATCATCGGTCGCCTGCCGGATGCGAAGCGGTTCCTGGCGACGCTCGCCCCCGATCGCGACGCCTTCGCGGCGCTCGAAGCGAGCGAGGGCGTCGGCCGGCGCGGCACGGTGCGCGTCGAGGGCGGCCGCAACGTCTTCCACCTCGCCTGA
- a CDS encoding RHS repeat-associated core domain-containing protein, with the protein MTLDSSPPHANVRLLAKLLCLSLVVMSAPARPRRPKPTPCPGGRFTVAGEPLVAGGTPPDADAVRITGSEVSIDSGCATTAFHRNVTREATIVTARWKTCGDLRKVRLVAHIAGGCNEMMGKFTAKRAPPHHFTATLAPCGDGVVDATIGEECDPAATPTGCLAGRPCSSACMCGPGGPVTTTSSSTLEATTSTTTTATTTSTVVIGSTTTSSTTEPTTSSSTTSSTSTTTSTSTTLSSIPPPDPSTLAPPLTPTAVTAFSDATSFLYEGATRVQEGMTPGAIAPVRVAVLRGRVLDHDGMPLSGVAVRVVDHPELGRTLSRVADGMFDLAVNGGGKVRLGYDLTGYPRAERDVDVPWQDYVMVPDVVLMPLDANVTAITLGAAAMQIARGGAVVDGDGARQATVLVPAGTTADLVLPGGSMTPAATLHLRATEYTVGDMGAMAMPAVLPPSSEYTYAVEWSADEAIAAGASEVRFNQPVIEYVENFLGFPSGTTVPLGILDRDKGAWMPMPNGRVIQVLTTDAGRATVDTDGDGQADDGGALGITEDERAALASLYQPGVLLWRTPLPHFSPCDLNWPSSPLGAQAPAQPAPNHPGGSNVPPGGAPNCGTSGSLITCETQALGEDIPIVGTPYHLHYSSDRVPGRVSDDTIDVSVTGGALPPLLQGVELSVSLAGQEATSLLPAMPNQHVPFTWNHRDGYGRTVQGRQPVHVAIGYRYPSVYTTADASSVSFAQFSSQPGVSVTSSRARRDITVTQHIDDVIGSWDARAQALGGWTLDVLHAYDPVGRRLEMGDGRERNASAIGNTIGAIMGRIGVGCQNPVSPCGDGGPASSAITLSGGGVAAGPDGSVYSAEGWRVRRIGPDGIVTTIAGTGQNGESGDGGPALQATLNYAKSVTVGPDGSVYVSTVDYGGFTHPDHIRRIRPDGVIEAFAGYGSGGDGGPALAASIGIYDANLTFGPDGSLYFPDYVGQRVRRIAPDGIISTVAGNGDNNSYGDAGLATSAALSNPFAVAVAADGTIYVTDHYTVIRKVAPDGIISTLGGDQDCGSSSCGDGGPVANAHFNNPIGLAIARDGSLLVLESAKIRRVGTDGIVTTIAGNGTNGYMQPGDGGLAVDAQFYAVYGIAVAPDGSILLRDEGRMRRITPITPGFSGANQQVIASDDDRELYVVDGQGRHLQTIDAFTGAALLSFTYDGAGRPVGITDVAGRVTTIERDASGAPTAIVAPSGQRTMLTTNVEGWLTQVVAPGGATTHLTPAPDGLLATLVDPNGGTHAFAYDAEGRLVADADPAGGMLTIAHTETASGFSVHMASAGGRTRDFTVEASPTSTHRAATDGGGATADMVGTPGSRTLTLADGSVAHLTLGPDPRFGMQAPITTHLGITTPGGLNVTLDAKRTAVFTQAANPATLQSLTHTVTLNGRVYQSTYSAFTHVTTATTPAGRQISTEIDAAGRVDQGRLGILQPVLLGRDSSGRLATVRQGTRTLTLDYGTDGFLATITDPLQQATSFTSDAAGNVQQWTEPDARMIGFTHDPVGNLLSVTPPGGSPHVFTYTPVDRLATYAPPTVPGTGTTAYTYDLDRHPTHLARPGSSTIDLTYDGASRPVTVAIDRGTYTLAYDGSGAIASVTAPGETLTRTHDLDGALLVSETWSGDVAGNVTRTWNNDLHVASTSVAGRPAVARTYDLDALLTGAGTETLARDPQDGLVTGTTLGVVTTAHAYDSFGDPSEDTASVSAGPVWDVTYARDGLARVTERVETRSGVAVTSDYAYDAAGRLTQVQQDGTPVATYTFDTNGNRITFADGVVGSVAATYDAQDRLLTLGTDTYSYSAAGELASVTHGMAMTTYTYDALGNLVNVVLPGGSQIDYVIDGLNRRVGKKVDGTLVQGFLFDERRRVVAELDGTGAVRSEFVYGSRSYVPDYLIRASDGATFRIVADQLGSPRFVIDAATGVVVQERRYDALGRIAFDSAPGFQPFGFAGGLYDGDTGFTRFGLRDYDARTGRWTAKDPAGFLGADTNLYGYVLGDPVNAIDPEGLFAKEASNFIAGFGDALSLGLTKWIRDMWEEAFQLGPTVSPCYPGYYTAGKAGGTLYGLALGGALAESGAVGEGSRLSELDWEGIARRTANSRGVYRGDIYLGAPR; encoded by the coding sequence ATGACCCTCGATTCGTCGCCACCGCACGCGAACGTCCGGTTGCTGGCGAAGCTCCTGTGCCTGTCGCTCGTCGTGATGAGCGCGCCGGCGCGACCCCGGCGGCCGAAACCGACGCCGTGCCCCGGCGGCCGCTTCACGGTTGCCGGCGAACCGCTGGTGGCGGGCGGCACGCCCCCCGACGCAGATGCGGTCCGGATCACGGGCTCGGAGGTATCGATCGACAGCGGCTGCGCGACGACCGCGTTCCACCGCAACGTGACGCGCGAGGCGACGATCGTCACCGCACGCTGGAAGACCTGCGGCGATCTCCGCAAGGTGCGGCTGGTCGCGCACATCGCCGGCGGGTGCAACGAGATGATGGGGAAGTTCACGGCCAAGCGCGCGCCGCCGCACCACTTCACGGCGACGCTCGCGCCGTGCGGCGACGGCGTGGTCGACGCCACCATCGGGGAAGAGTGCGATCCCGCCGCGACGCCGACCGGATGTCTCGCCGGCCGCCCCTGCAGTAGCGCGTGTATGTGCGGACCCGGAGGCCCCGTCACGACCACCTCGTCGTCGACGCTGGAGGCCACCACGAGCACGACGACCACGGCCACGACCACGAGCACCGTCGTCATCGGATCGACGACGACGAGCTCGACGACCGAGCCCACGACCAGCTCGTCGACCACCAGCAGCACGTCGACGACGACGTCCACCTCGACGACGCTGTCGAGCATTCCGCCACCCGATCCGTCGACGCTCGCGCCGCCGCTGACGCCGACGGCGGTGACGGCGTTCAGCGATGCGACGTCGTTCCTCTACGAGGGGGCGACGCGCGTCCAGGAAGGGATGACGCCGGGGGCCATCGCGCCGGTGCGCGTCGCCGTCCTGCGCGGACGCGTGCTCGACCATGACGGCATGCCGCTCTCCGGCGTCGCGGTGCGGGTCGTCGATCATCCCGAGCTCGGGCGGACGCTCAGTCGGGTCGCGGACGGCATGTTCGACCTCGCTGTCAACGGCGGCGGCAAGGTGCGCCTCGGGTACGATCTCACCGGCTACCCGCGCGCCGAACGTGACGTCGACGTGCCCTGGCAGGACTACGTGATGGTGCCGGACGTGGTCCTGATGCCGCTCGATGCGAACGTGACCGCGATCACGCTGGGTGCCGCGGCGATGCAGATCGCACGCGGCGGCGCAGTGGTCGACGGTGACGGTGCGCGGCAGGCGACGGTGCTCGTCCCCGCTGGGACCACCGCGGACCTCGTCCTGCCCGGCGGCTCGATGACGCCGGCGGCGACCCTGCACCTGCGGGCGACGGAGTATACCGTGGGCGACATGGGCGCGATGGCGATGCCCGCCGTCCTGCCGCCGTCGAGCGAGTATACCTACGCGGTCGAGTGGAGCGCCGACGAGGCGATCGCGGCGGGCGCGAGCGAGGTTCGCTTCAACCAGCCCGTGATCGAGTACGTCGAGAACTTCCTCGGGTTCCCGAGTGGAACGACGGTGCCGCTGGGAATACTCGATCGCGACAAGGGCGCGTGGATGCCGATGCCGAACGGCAGGGTCATCCAGGTCCTCACGACCGACGCGGGCCGTGCGACGGTCGACACCGACGGCGACGGTCAGGCGGATGACGGCGGCGCCCTCGGCATCACCGAGGACGAGCGCGCCGCGCTCGCGTCGCTCTACCAGCCGGGCGTCTTGCTGTGGCGGACGCCGCTGCCGCACTTCAGCCCGTGCGACCTGAACTGGCCCTCGTCGCCGCTTGGCGCGCAGGCGCCGGCGCAGCCGGCGCCGAACCACCCGGGCGGCTCGAACGTCCCGCCCGGCGGAGCGCCGAACTGCGGAACGAGCGGGTCGCTCATCACCTGCGAGACGCAGGCTCTGGGCGAGGACATTCCGATCGTCGGCACGCCCTACCACCTGCACTACTCGAGCGATCGCGTCCCGGGGCGGGTGAGCGACGACACGATCGACGTGTCGGTGACGGGCGGTGCTCTCCCCCCGCTGCTGCAGGGCGTCGAATTGTCGGTGAGCCTCGCGGGACAGGAGGCGACGAGCCTCCTCCCGGCGATGCCGAACCAGCACGTGCCGTTCACCTGGAACCACCGCGATGGCTACGGGCGGACAGTGCAGGGCCGCCAGCCCGTCCATGTCGCCATCGGCTACCGCTATCCCTCCGTCTATACGACCGCCGACGCCTCATCGGTGTCGTTCGCCCAATTCTCCAGCCAGCCCGGCGTCTCCGTCACGAGCAGTCGCGCGCGCCGGGACATCACGGTGACGCAGCACATCGACGACGTCATCGGCTCGTGGGACGCTCGTGCGCAGGCGCTCGGCGGCTGGACGCTCGACGTGCTGCACGCCTACGACCCGGTCGGACGGCGGCTCGAGATGGGCGACGGCCGCGAGCGCAACGCGTCGGCGATCGGAAACACCATCGGCGCGATCATGGGCAGGATCGGGGTGGGCTGCCAAAATCCGGTGAGTCCGTGCGGCGATGGCGGGCCGGCCTCGTCGGCGATCACCCTCAGCGGCGGAGGGGTGGCGGCGGGTCCCGACGGCAGCGTCTACAGCGCCGAGGGATGGCGCGTGCGCCGGATCGGCCCGGACGGCATCGTCACGACGATCGCGGGGACGGGGCAGAATGGTGAGTCCGGCGACGGCGGGCCGGCGCTCCAGGCCACCCTGAACTATGCGAAAAGCGTCACCGTCGGACCCGACGGCTCGGTCTACGTGAGCACCGTCGACTACGGCGGGTTCACCCACCCCGACCACATTCGCCGCATTCGTCCCGACGGTGTCATCGAGGCGTTCGCGGGCTACGGGAGCGGCGGCGATGGCGGTCCAGCGCTCGCGGCCAGCATCGGCATCTACGACGCCAATCTGACCTTCGGTCCCGACGGCAGTCTCTACTTCCCCGACTACGTCGGCCAGCGCGTGCGGCGCATCGCTCCCGACGGCATCATCTCCACCGTCGCGGGGAACGGCGACAACAACTCCTACGGTGATGCCGGGCTCGCCACGAGCGCCGCGTTGTCGAACCCGTTCGCGGTTGCCGTCGCGGCCGACGGGACCATCTACGTGACGGACCACTACACGGTGATCCGCAAGGTCGCGCCCGACGGCATCATCAGCACGCTCGGGGGTGACCAGGACTGTGGCAGCTCCTCCTGCGGCGACGGCGGCCCGGTCGCCAACGCGCATTTCAACAACCCCATCGGGCTCGCGATAGCTCGCGACGGGAGCCTGCTCGTCCTCGAGTCGGCGAAGATCCGTCGGGTGGGCACCGACGGCATCGTCACCACGATCGCCGGCAACGGAACCAACGGCTACATGCAGCCCGGCGACGGGGGGCTCGCGGTGGACGCGCAGTTCTACGCCGTCTACGGCATCGCCGTCGCGCCAGACGGATCGATCCTGCTTCGGGACGAGGGGCGCATGCGCCGCATCACGCCGATCACGCCTGGCTTCTCGGGCGCCAACCAGCAGGTGATCGCGTCGGACGACGACCGCGAGCTCTACGTCGTCGACGGGCAGGGCCGGCACCTCCAGACGATCGACGCCTTCACGGGCGCCGCGTTGCTCTCGTTCACCTACGACGGGGCCGGTCGACCTGTGGGCATCACCGACGTCGCGGGCCGCGTCACGACGATCGAGCGCGACGCGAGCGGCGCACCGACGGCCATCGTCGCGCCGAGTGGCCAGCGCACGATGCTCACGACGAACGTCGAGGGGTGGCTGACGCAGGTCGTGGCGCCCGGCGGTGCCACGACGCATCTCACGCCCGCGCCCGACGGGCTCCTGGCGACCCTCGTCGATCCGAACGGCGGGACACACGCGTTCGCCTACGACGCGGAAGGGCGTCTCGTCGCCGACGCGGATCCGGCAGGGGGAATGCTGACGATCGCCCACACCGAGACGGCGAGCGGGTTCTCCGTTCACATGGCGAGCGCCGGCGGTCGCACGCGCGACTTCACTGTCGAGGCCAGTCCCACCAGCACGCATCGCGCGGCCACCGACGGCGGCGGCGCGACCGCCGACATGGTGGGAACGCCGGGGAGCCGAACGCTGACGCTCGCCGACGGCTCGGTCGCGCACCTGACGCTCGGTCCCGATCCACGCTTCGGCATGCAGGCGCCGATCACGACCCACCTCGGCATCACGACGCCGGGCGGTCTCAACGTGACGCTCGACGCGAAGCGGACCGCCGTCTTCACGCAGGCGGCGAACCCGGCGACGCTTCAGTCGCTCACGCACACGGTGACGCTGAACGGCCGCGTCTACCAGAGCACCTACAGTGCGTTCACGCACGTGACGACCGCGACGACTCCCGCCGGGCGACAGATCTCGACCGAGATCGACGCGGCGGGGCGGGTCGATCAGGGCCGGCTCGGCATCCTCCAACCGGTCCTCCTCGGTCGCGACTCGTCCGGTCGCCTCGCCACCGTGCGGCAGGGGACGCGAACCCTCACCCTGGACTACGGCACCGACGGGTTCCTTGCGACCATCACCGATCCGTTGCAGCAGGCAACGAGCTTCACCTCGGACGCGGCGGGAAACGTCCAGCAGTGGACGGAGCCCGACGCCCGCATGATCGGCTTCACGCACGACCCCGTCGGGAATCTCCTCTCGGTGACGCCGCCGGGAGGCTCGCCGCACGTGTTCACGTACACGCCCGTCGACCGGCTCGCGACCTACGCGCCGCCCACCGTTCCGGGGACGGGGACCACGGCCTACACCTACGACCTCGATCGCCACCCGACGCACCTCGCGCGTCCGGGCAGCTCGACGATCGACCTCACGTACGACGGCGCGAGCCGCCCGGTGACGGTCGCGATCGATCGCGGGACCTACACGCTCGCGTACGACGGCAGCGGGGCCATCGCGAGCGTGACGGCCCCCGGCGAGACGCTCACGCGCACACACGATCTCGACGGTGCGCTGCTCGTCTCCGAGACCTGGAGCGGGGACGTCGCGGGCAACGTCACGCGCACGTGGAACAACGACCTCCACGTGGCCAGCACGTCGGTCGCCGGCCGACCGGCGGTGGCGCGGACATACGATCTCGACGCGCTCCTGACCGGCGCAGGAACGGAGACGCTCGCACGCGATCCGCAGGACGGCCTCGTCACGGGCACGACCCTCGGCGTGGTGACGACGGCGCACGCGTACGATTCGTTCGGCGATCCGTCCGAAGACACGGCGAGCGTTTCGGCGGGCCCCGTGTGGGACGTCACCTATGCGCGCGATGGCCTGGCACGGGTGACCGAGCGGGTCGAGACACGAAGCGGGGTCGCGGTCACGAGCGACTACGCCTACGACGCGGCCGGCCGCCTGACCCAGGTCCAGCAGGACGGCACGCCGGTCGCGACCTATACTTTCGACACCAATGGGAACCGAATCACCTTTGCAGACGGCGTCGTCGGAAGCGTCGCGGCGACGTACGACGCGCAGGACCGCTTGCTGACGCTCGGGACGGACACGTACTCGTACAGCGCCGCCGGCGAGCTCGCGAGCGTGACCCACGGCATGGCGATGACGACCTACACGTACGACGCGCTCGGCAACCTCGTGAACGTCGTCCTCCCGGGCGGCTCGCAGATCGACTACGTCATCGACGGTCTCAACCGCCGCGTCGGCAAGAAGGTCGACGGCACGCTCGTGCAGGGCTTCCTCTTCGACGAGCGGCGGCGCGTCGTCGCGGAGCTGGACGGTACGGGAGCGGTCCGAAGCGAGTTCGTCTACGGCAGTCGCAGCTACGTGCCCGACTACCTGATCCGGGCAAGCGACGGCGCGACCTTCCGCATCGTCGCCGATCAGCTCGGGAGCCCGCGCTTCGTGATCGACGCGGCGACCGGCGTGGTGGTCCAGGAGCGTCGCTACGACGCGCTCGGCCGGATCGCGTTCGACTCGGCGCCCGGCTTCCAGCCCTTTGGCTTCGCGGGCGGCCTCTACGACGGCGACACCGGCTTCACGCGCTTCGGCCTGCGCGACTACGACGCACGGACCGGCCGCTGGACGGCCAAGGATCCGGCGGGCTTTCTCGGCGCCGACACGAACCTCTATGGGTACGTGCTCGGCGATCCGGTGAATGCGATCGATCCCGAGGGACTCTTCGCCAAGGAGGCGTCCAACTTCATCGCCGGCTTCGGCGACGCCCTCAGCCTGGGTCTCACGAAGTGGATCCGCGACATGTGGGAGGAGGCCTTCCAGCTCGGACCGACCGTGAGCCCCTGCTATCCTGGCTACTATACGGCGGGCAAGGCGGGCGGGACGCTCTACGGTTTGGCCCTCGGCGGCGCGCTCGCGGAGAGCGGCGCCGTGGGTGAAGGATCGCGTCTGAGCGAGCTCGACTGGGAGGGGATCGCGCGGCGCACGGCGAACAGCAGGGGCGTCTACAGGGGCGACATCTATCTCGGCGCCCCGCGGTGA